One stretch of Acidobacteriota bacterium DNA includes these proteins:
- the miaB gene encoding tRNA (N6-isopentenyl adenosine(37)-C2)-methylthiotransferase MiaB has product MGMSAADKTFYLETFGCQMNVHDSEKVIGTLVSQGYRQVEEETAADLILYNTCSIRDKAEQKVFHRLQDYKKLAAQGKRFGVLGCVAQQEGEKIFERAPYVSLVAGSASYHKLPELLVQIEAGNRRVTGLDDRQTDQTFETEFTARSNPHRGYITIIEGCDKFCAYCVVPYTRGKERSRTSDSVLAEARAMADQGYTDIQLLGQNVNSYRDPLGKKSFAELLTAVGEVVGIRRVRFTTSHPRDFSKDIVDAIDAVPSLCDHVHLPVQSGSSRVLKAMLREYTREQYLERVAWMKAARRPISMTTDVIVGFPGETAADFEESLALLEHVQYDGVFAFKYSPRPNTPALHLADPIPDEEKSQRLQLLQETQREIQRVNYAKHVGCTLEVMVEGLNTQRGQVVGRSSQNKTVNFIARHPIAPANGSYVSVEITQSFPNSLVGVMV; this is encoded by the coding sequence ATGGGCATGTCCGCCGCCGACAAAACCTTCTACCTCGAGACGTTTGGCTGCCAGATGAACGTCCATGACTCCGAGAAAGTCATCGGCACGCTCGTCTCGCAAGGCTATCGCCAGGTCGAGGAAGAGACTGCCGCGGACCTCATCCTTTACAACACGTGCTCCATCCGCGATAAGGCCGAGCAAAAAGTCTTCCACCGCCTGCAGGACTACAAAAAGCTGGCCGCGCAAGGCAAGCGCTTCGGCGTGCTCGGCTGCGTGGCGCAGCAGGAAGGCGAGAAGATCTTCGAGCGCGCGCCCTACGTCTCGCTCGTCGCCGGCTCGGCCTCGTATCACAAGCTGCCCGAATTGCTGGTGCAGATCGAGGCAGGGAACCGCCGCGTCACCGGACTCGACGACCGCCAGACCGACCAGACCTTCGAGACCGAGTTCACCGCGCGCTCTAACCCGCATCGCGGATACATCACCATCATCGAAGGTTGCGACAAGTTCTGCGCCTATTGCGTCGTGCCCTACACGCGCGGCAAGGAGCGCAGCCGCACCTCGGACTCCGTGCTCGCCGAGGCGCGCGCGATGGCTGACCAGGGATACACCGATATCCAACTCCTCGGCCAGAACGTGAACTCGTATCGCGATCCGCTGGGCAAAAAGTCGTTCGCGGAACTGCTGACGGCCGTCGGGGAAGTCGTTGGCATCCGCCGCGTGCGCTTCACCACCTCGCATCCGCGCGATTTCAGCAAAGACATCGTCGACGCCATCGACGCCGTGCCTTCGCTCTGCGACCACGTCCACCTGCCGGTGCAGAGCGGGTCGTCCCGCGTCCTCAAAGCCATGCTGCGCGAGTACACGCGCGAGCAGTACCTCGAACGCGTTGCCTGGATGAAAGCCGCACGGCGGCCCATCTCCATGACCACCGACGTGATCGTCGGATTCCCCGGCGAGACCGCCGCGGACTTCGAGGAGTCGCTCGCGCTGCTTGAGCATGTGCAATACGACGGCGTCTTTGCCTTCAAGTACTCGCCCCGCCCGAACACGCCCGCCCTCCACCTCGCCGATCCGATCCCGGATGAGGAGAAGTCACAGCGCCTCCAGCTCTTGCAGGAGACCCAGCGTGAGATCCAGCGGGTTAACTACGCCAAGCATGTGGGGTGTACACTTGAAGTAATGGTTGAAGGGCTGAATACGCAGCGCGGCCAGGTCGTCGGACGCAGCTCGCAGAACAAGACGGTGAACTTTATCGCGAGGCATCCCATCGCCCCGGCGAACGGGTCGTATGTGAGCGTCGAGATCACGCAGAGTTTTCCCAACAGCTTGGTCGGCGTGATGGTCTAA
- a CDS encoding rhomboid family intramembrane serine protease: MIPLRDDAPRSTVPFVTYFLVAMNLIVFLFEVSLPPGPRMELVYEFGVVPSHITSLVHGVDMTGAGWLNFLPILTSMFLHASWLHVIANMWFLWIFGDNIEDHLGHLRYFILYLVCGIAASGAHILFNLGSDIPSVGASGAIAGVMGAYFVLFPSARVLTLVPFFFLYLTWLPAWLILGYWFVLQFLSGAATSITPAGQSSGGVAFWAHVGGFLTGVALIKIFPQRARRYTYANWE; this comes from the coding sequence ATGATCCCTCTACGCGACGACGCGCCGCGCTCCACCGTGCCCTTCGTCACCTATTTCCTCGTCGCCATGAACCTCATCGTCTTCCTCTTCGAGGTCTCGCTGCCGCCGGGGCCGCGGATGGAGCTGGTCTACGAGTTCGGCGTCGTCCCCTCGCACATCACTTCGCTGGTCCACGGCGTGGACATGACCGGCGCCGGCTGGCTCAATTTCCTGCCCATACTTACTTCCATGTTTCTGCACGCATCCTGGCTGCACGTCATCGCCAACATGTGGTTCCTCTGGATCTTTGGGGACAACATCGAAGACCACCTCGGCCACCTGCGCTACTTCATCCTTTATCTGGTCTGCGGTATCGCCGCCTCGGGGGCGCACATCCTCTTCAACCTCGGGTCCGACATTCCCAGCGTCGGCGCCAGCGGAGCCATCGCCGGAGTCATGGGCGCGTACTTCGTCCTCTTCCCTTCCGCGCGCGTACTCACGCTCGTGCCGTTCTTCTTCCTCTACCTTACGTGGCTGCCGGCGTGGCTCATCCTCGGCTACTGGTTCGTGCTGCAATTCCTCAGCGGCGCCGCCACCTCGATCACGCCTGCGGGACAAAGCTCCGGCGGCGTCGCCTTCTGGGCGCACGTCGGAGGATTCCTCACCGGCGTCGCGCTCATCAAGATCTTTCCGCAGCGCGCCCGCCGCTATACCTACGCTAATTGGGAGTGA
- a CDS encoding bifunctional nuclease family protein gives MEVEMKIRGLMMDPVTNMPIVILKDPASDSVLPIWVGIYEANAIALEIEKVATPRPMTHDLIKNLLLGLDTQVHKVVVSELREDTFYAVIWLERDGHIISVDSRPSDALAVALRLDCPIFVDDQVLKTSKLASAVSDRISSDELRKWLEGLNDEDLGRYKM, from the coding sequence ATGGAAGTCGAGATGAAGATACGCGGTCTGATGATGGACCCGGTCACCAACATGCCCATTGTCATCCTCAAAGACCCGGCCTCGGACTCGGTGCTGCCCATCTGGGTGGGCATCTATGAGGCCAACGCCATCGCCCTCGAGATCGAGAAGGTCGCAACGCCGCGTCCCATGACCCACGACCTCATCAAGAACCTGCTGCTTGGCTTGGACACACAGGTCCACAAGGTGGTGGTCAGCGAGCTGCGTGAGGATACGTTCTATGCCGTCATCTGGCTGGAGCGCGACGGCCACATCATCAGCGTGGATTCGCGCCCTTCGGACGCCCTCGCCGTCGCCCTGCGCCTCGATTGCCCAATCTTCGTCGACGACCAGGTGCTCAAGACCTCGAAGCTCGCCAGCGCCGTCAGTGACCGCATCTCGTCGGACGAGCTGCGCAAATGGCTCGAAGGCCTCAACGACGAAGACCTCGGCCGCTACAAGATGTAG
- the truB gene encoding tRNA pseudouridine(55) synthase TruB yields the protein MNGVLVIDKPAGMTSHDVVYRVRKIVGERSVGHLGTLDPMATGVLPLVLGNMTRLAQFYLKSDKRYEGTIRFGFATDTYDAEGEPAGTPQPVNVTVDRLREMAKRFTGQIQQTPPPFSAKKIGGVPAYKLARKNKEVTLEPVEVEVKELVIVTLTGKDAAFRAHVSSGTYLRSIAHDLGQVLGIGAHLASLRRVSVAEFGLGQAHTLEKLQESATAGTAELAALFVHPREILPAMPAVTADEETAARIRHGMAVNLPETSCAGLVKVFAGQRELIAIVARVAGTLFQPKIVLVGNP from the coding sequence GTGAACGGCGTCCTGGTGATCGACAAGCCGGCGGGCATGACCTCGCACGATGTGGTCTATCGTGTGCGCAAGATCGTGGGCGAACGGTCGGTCGGGCACCTGGGGACGCTCGATCCCATGGCGACGGGCGTGCTGCCGCTCGTCCTCGGCAACATGACGCGGCTGGCGCAGTTCTATCTGAAGTCCGACAAGCGCTACGAGGGGACGATCCGCTTTGGCTTTGCGACCGACACCTATGACGCCGAAGGCGAGCCGGCGGGCACGCCACAACCGGTCAACGTGACGGTGGACCGGCTGCGCGAGATGGCGAAGCGGTTCACCGGCCAGATCCAGCAGACGCCGCCGCCGTTCTCGGCGAAGAAGATCGGCGGCGTACCGGCGTACAAACTGGCGCGCAAGAACAAGGAAGTGACGCTCGAGCCGGTCGAGGTCGAGGTCAAGGAACTCGTGATCGTGACGTTGACTGGCAAGGATGCCGCCTTCCGGGCGCACGTGAGCAGCGGTACATACCTGCGGTCCATCGCCCATGACCTAGGCCAGGTGCTGGGGATAGGAGCGCACCTGGCGAGCTTGCGGCGGGTGTCCGTTGCTGAGTTCGGGTTAGGGCAGGCGCACACCCTGGAGAAGCTTCAGGAATCGGCGACGGCGGGAACGGCGGAGCTGGCCGCGCTCTTCGTCCATCCGCGGGAGATCCTGCCGGCAATGCCGGCGGTCACCGCCGACGAGGAAACGGCGGCGCGCATCCGGCATGGCATGGCGGTCAACCTGCCCGAGACGTCGTGTGCCGGACTGGTGAAGGTGTTCGCGGGTCAGAGGGAACTAATCGCCATCGTGGCGCGGGTGGCGGGGACGCTGTTTCAGCCGAAGATCGTCTTAGTCGGGAACCCCTAG